ATCAACAACAAGACAAGACAAGCCAAACGATGATGATGTTTTAAgaaatgtttttaatatttgatgatgatgatgatgagtttggattacaacaacaaaaggGTGTTGTTATTGTTTGAGATTTAAGGTGTGAAGAAACAAAGAAGTATGGCATGTTAACTACATGAACATGAACATGAACATGACCATGTATGATGTCATCATGTTATAACAACACATTCATCATCACATTGTTGTTGGGGAACATACAAAGGAACAAGAAGATTATTATTGTGTCTTAGAAACAAACAAGGAAGAATACAGGGGAGATAGTTGCAGAGGAGGGGTTAGCATAGGTTGGATTTCTTCTTCTTGTGTGATTATAAATCCTCTTCTGCAACGATATTTTCCCGCCGCGCCGCCGACTCGACTCGACATATCTTCCAACATTTAATAACAAGaaagatttatcatcatatattgaTTGCAAGTTTCTTTGATAAGTTAAGAGATTGAGAAGTTTTCAGCAAGAGAATTACTTCATTGCACATTATTTTAagttttggagattgaatattCCAAGTTGGTTGATAGATTTTGTTGATGGAATATAAGGTTTGAGCAGCTGATTTGGGTGCATAATAATATTTCAGTTAACAATATGGTAATTATCTATAGTCTTTAATTTATGTTCTAAATAGTATTTAGcttttgatctttttatgcctttttatttaattgagcTTCACTTTGTGTTTAATAAGTAGTTCCTATTCACTTTGTATTCTCCTTAGTGTGTGCAAGTTTGTCTTAGAAACTTTTGAgtaattgattttagttttggaaTATGGATGTGGTTGAAATTCCTTGCTGGAAAGTGCTTTATTTTGGTGTTGCAAACCTAGATTGCGTATTGGTTATAGTCGAATTGAACTCGGATTCTTTAAGCAAGATTTTTGGGTTCGAGGCTTGTAGACCAAAACAATGTGGTTTGGAGGAGAGATTATACTAAAAGTGATAAGTCAAAATTTACGGTGGAGATTAGTTATCAGGAAAGCTAGTGGATATTTTGCACCAATAATATAGTtaccaaaaaataattcattttactTTCTTAGAATTTTGATGAGTTTATTTCCTCACATTGATTTCTTAGACAAAATAGATTATGTCTAAGAAATCTGAAATCTAATTCTTTAAAAAGTTTGTTTAAAAagtgtaaaatatatttgaaaatccGCCCGAAAATGATGTTTTTCTAGTAGTCGAAAATAGACATAGTTGTACTATTagtttatctttttaaataattagaaaatgtGGAAAAGCACATTTGTTAAACTTGTATCattaaaatgatgtttttacAGTATTTACTTTTTTGTGATTGACATTTACctgtaatttgagaaaaaagTATCAAAAGGCAGATTTACATATAAGcatttgattatgatgatgcAAATATAACCTCAACAAGGTTGTACTATGATGATAGAAGCATTTATTTCCTTTTCGAATGTACAGGCTGCTCAACTCAATTATTTTGTTGGATCTCATGTTTGGGTTGAGGACCATGATGATGCCTGGATAGCTGGAGAAATCCTTGAATCTAATGATCATGAGCTCACCATTAGCTTTGAATCAGGAACAAGGGTGAGTTTACTGGAATCTATATAATATTATCCATGCATACTTCATAAGTCATAACTATTAACATGTATGTATAGAAATAGGTCGCTCTAAATTATGTTTTTGTATGTAACATTAGACCATATTTGGTGTCTGCATCATGTTGATAACAAACTTAAAtacttattatatatttgtattgCAGGTTGTGAGTAAAACAGCTAATATCTATCCCAAAGATCCTGAATTTCCACCAAATGGTGTGGATGATATGACAAGACTTGCATATCTGCATGAACCGGGAGTACTTCAAAATTTGCAAAGTCGTTATACCATCAATGAAATATATGTAAGATCACAATCATTTTGAGGAtgtgtttttgttttgatgTCACAATGCCTTAAACTTTTGGTGATGGTGtttgcattgcattgcatgCAGACATACACAGGAAACATATTGATAGCAGTGAACCCTTTTCAAAGGTTACCTCATTTGTATGCAAATGAAACAATGGCAAAGTATAAAGGTGCGGCTTTTGGTGAGCAGAGTCCACATCCTTTTGCAATTGCAGGTTATGCATATAGGTATCTTGTTGCTGCTCTCAGTTTTTTTTGTCATCACTTGGTAATCATGAATTTCAAGTGTTCATAGATTTAGGATGATAATAGTTTCATAATAGTTATATagttcataaaaaaattgaagttgaaatacCAATTTTGACTATAGATAATGTTAAATTGTGTCCTCCATGGAACATTGCATATATGTGTTGTTGAGAGTCTCACATTGGTTGAgatatgatttaaaaatatttttataagatttgaGTTAGACTGAACTCAAATTCTAAGATGGTATCACAGTTTATCTAAGATCCGTTGGACCACCCACTATTGGATCGTGCTTTAGATGTTTAGTCGTAGACATAAGGGGTGTGTTGAGAGTCTCACATTTGATGAGATATGActcaaaaatgtatttatataaGTGACAGATATACCTCACCTTTTAAGTCGAATTTGTATGATCGAATTAAGTCAAACCCAAATTCTAAGATATGTAGCGCATTAACCATTAAGAGTTTATTCTGCACTCTCAATATAAATCTGTTTTACATTGACAATCAATAAAAACTCATTATTTTTCTACTTCAtacaattaaattcaaaatacacTTATCAAAATGCGATGACATGGCAAAACAGAAGACTCTCATTGGATATTAGTGTAAAACTGATTGACATTGATTTCTTTAAACTCTGATCATTAACGATTggaagaaaaatcattttttctacTTGCATAAATGCTCTAAGCATTGCtctaaattttctttataatcCATCTACAATATGGAGTTTGCATCATTTAACAGTTTCTATTTATAATCCATCACCATGGTTAATATTCAAAATTCGTTGCAAAATGATACAACATTATGAATAAGATGTGAGTGCAATGACCAAAAGAGATAAGTAACTGCAGGAAGATGATAAATGAAGAAAGAAGCCAAGCTATTCTGGTTAGTGGAGAAAGTGGAGCTGGTAAAACAGAAAGTACAAAGATGCTTATGCACTATCTTGCCTATTTGGGAGGGAGAGCAGCAACTGAGGGAAGGTCTGTGGAGCAACAAGTGCTAGAGGTAtgaaaactaaatatatatattgaacaCTAACACTAACACAGATACTAGATATTACACTAATACTAAACATGAATCTGACACGAACCCCAGAAATGATACTAACACATACACACATTTTAGGTGATGGATGTGTCAGTGCTGTGTCTGGTGTCTGTATTAGTACTCTTTAGAATCATCCAATCTATCCAACTCATAGAAGTGTTAGGTCACGTCATGTGTCTGTGTCGTGTCTATATGAGATATTGCAACACTCGAAACACCTTTAATCAAAAGTGAGCTAAATACTATTATACTTAAGAATTTAGATGTTATTTACTTATTCTGCTTATGATATGAAATTATGCAGTCCAATCCTGTTTTAGAAGCATTTGGGAATGCAAAGACTGTTAGGAATAATAATTCAAGGTATTCATTAATCTTTTATAATCTCTTAATTGGTTTATATTATTAAAGTGTGTCCTAAGCTTACATAGTATAAATAATTTCAGTCGTTTTGGTAAGTTTGTGGAGATTCAGTTCGATCAAAAGGGGAGAATTTCAGGAGCTGCTATCAGAACATATTTGCTGGAACGATCACGTGTTTGTCAAGTTTCTGATCCAGAGAGAAATTATCATTGCTTTTATATGCTTTGTGCTGCACCACAAGAGGTACATACATTACATacataattaaataacaaaatattaaagtcTTATACATAATTACATGTTTTTCATTGTGTAGGATATTGATAGGTTCAAATTGGGAAATCCAAGAAGCTTTCATTATCTTAATCAATCTAACTGCATTGAATTGGATGGATTGGATGATTCTAAAGAGTACCTTGCAACAAGAAGAGCCATGGATGTTGTTGGAATCAACTCTGATGAACAGGATGCTATATTTCGAATAGTTGCTGCTGTACTTCATCTAGGAAACATTGAATTTGTTAAGGCAGTTGATGAAGGAACGGATTCCTCTAAACCTAAAGATGAACGATCGTATTTCCATCTCAAAACTGCAGCTGAACTTTTGATGTAAGTCAATTTACTCTATAAGCTGTTATTTCGAAAACTTTTCCAGACGTATAGTTAACCTAGTTTAATTAGATAGTTAATTAGTTACGTACATAATTCGTTAATCATTAATCATAAACTTCAACATAAATAACcacaatttttaaatgtttaaatcTACATATAGATGAACATATGATAATTATGAAAAACCACACCTAAATTTGTGGTTAATGAAGTTAGATTAGATCTGATAAAAGCCGATTTGTTATagattgtaaaaaaataatttgttagctatgaatttttagagattttgagtttgtttgttacaaactttttaaaaaagtgttttGTGTTTGTCAATcactattttcaaaaataagcAGGTTATAAAAAATGACCTTTTTTAGAAGCTACTAAAatcagtttaaaaaaaaatcaattgttaGATTATTTTCTAGATTTTCATGTTTTCAGAAAGTGCTtcgaaaaaaatgattttttcagattattttagattatgaaaatttttaaaagtgaTATCTTTTGCTTAAAATGATTATCTTATGAAACAAGCTATTGCAAACACAGCTATTAAAGTAAAATAGAAGTTGTTCCGTAAtgtaaatcattaaaaaaaacatttttttgagAAGCtattaaaaacacttttcatTTGAagcaattattaaaaaaaattcttcagaTTATCATTTTTTCAAAAAGCTTATAACAAACGGGTTCATATTCAATTATGCATTAATGAAATTAACTACTGTATGAACgacttgttcaattttagttatCTAAAAATCATTTCTCTCTTGTTGTTGTAATGTATCTCTGgaagatttttatttaaatctaTAACATCCATAGAacttcttttattcttttgttaGGTGTGATGAAAAGTCCCTTGAAGACTCTTTTTGCAAACGTGTTATGGTGACTCGTGGTGATACTATAACGAAATGTCTCGATCCAAATTCTGCAGCTCTCAGCAGAGATGCATTGGCAAAAATTGTTTATTCAAGGCTTTTTGATTGGTAATTTATGtgaactttattaaaaaaattaaatttatttatagattGTTATAAAACATCATATTATTATGCATTGGCTAATGTAAttcaaattatgaaaatatctGTTGAATCAGGATTGTGGACAAGATTAATAACTCAATTGGTCAAGATCCAACTTCAAAGAACTTAATTGGAGTTCTAGATATTTATGGATTTGAGAGTTTCAAGACAAACAGGTGATTAATCACACTTTTACCTagtttttatatgaaatttCATGAATAATAATTCATGAAAAGGTTTATGAGGTGGATTATTTTATGGCTTGTTTAATTTCGTGGCATTGACACATCTGAACGAAGCTTGTGTCCCGATTCCCGATTTTTTCACATGTGTCAGTGTTAGATACCGATACAACATCGACAatttgattacattcaattaattaattttttcaaattattaccaGTGTCAATGTTATAGTTTTATCTTGTGTCTGTGTTTGTATTTGCACTTCACAGTTTTCTAAAagcattttcaatttttactttGTATGTTGGTGGCTCGAGTGAAATTTGTGATAAAGAGAAGATGAAAGTTAACTAGAAATAATGCATTTTCAGAAATgctgaaaataatgttttaacatttttgtaaaacttttcaaaaatattcaatttatttttaaaatatattttcaaatactTTCATAATGTCTTAGctaatgttattttataagtGGAAATAGGAACAAAAAAACACATGAACCCTAATGTAGTTAGTttcttggatttttcttttgtgcTTACATTACTAACTTTTTGAACTTTTCGTATGTGACATTTCCTCAATCTTTTTCAGCTTTGAGCAATTTTGCATAAATTTGACAAATGAGAAGTTACAGCAACATTTCAACCAGGTTTGATTCTTTTACTATCTCCATCTTTGTAGGATATCATTATCTGCTAAACAATTTTCTATAGACTCAATTAACATTTCATTATTTCAATATGCAGCATGTCTTTAAAATGGAGCAAGAGGAATATACAAAGGAAGAAATTGATTGGAGTTATATAGAGTTTGTTGATAATCAAGATGTTCTTGATCTTATTGAGAAGGTGCAATTCACCCTTCCATCCATTTTGTCATTTTAGGAAAGTTCTACTAGTTCACCATCTCATTCATgtattaaatgtaattttatctATATCTCAATGCTTTCATCATTGATTAAAGATGACTGTTATTTAGTATTGTTAAGAGTCTTACCTTTGAtctgaaaaaaaatgtttataagtAGGAGGCCTCCCTCATTTTATAAGTCGGTTTTCTAGAGTAGAGATAGGTCcaaccaaaattttaaaatgatatcaaAGTCTATCCAAGATCTATTGGATAACCTATTATCAGGCCACTCAAGTCATGCTTCAAATGTCCTAGCATAAGGGGGTGTATTAAGAATCCTATATTTGATGACATATGTCCTAAATTCAAAGAAGAGAACTTCTGATATTCTCTCTATTTAAACAAGTTTAAACTGAAGAATAAATCATAACAAAATTCTACTACCTTTTTCATTATAGTTGTACTATGGTTTTAAATCCCGTTGCAGTTACACTGCAAATATTTATTGCAAAAAAATGTGGCCACTGCAGTTGCGATGCCATTGCAAAGATTTCAAAATCCGCAACATTGCAGTTGCAAATCGCAATTTAAGACCATGAGTTGTTCTTGTTATTTTCTATCTAATATTTCTAATTGATGTTTGTTTATAACTTCAGAAACCCGGTGGTGTTATTGCTCTTCTGGATGAGGCCTGGTAtgtattaaatgataatatttaaatatttgtattttagtCAATCTTTTATACATGGAATTGCTTGTCTCTTCATTTTGCATCAAGTAAAGTGACATCAAACACATGCATATATATACTTTGAgcaataacatttttttatagtcATTCTTTTATATATGGTCCTGCTTATTCTTTGTAGTATGTTTCCAAGATCAACGCATGAAACATTTGCCGAAAAGCTATATCAAACGCTTAAGGACAATAAGAGGTTCAGCAAGCCGAAGTTATCGCGAACTGGCTTCACAATCAATCACTATGCTGGTGATGTAAGTGAGAAGTACATTTTAGTCTACAAAATTATCAACCATTAAATATGAAGTTATAACAGCTTAGCATATGATGATGTTCTATTTCAGGTCACATATCAAACTGATCTTTTCCTTGATAAAAACAAAGATTATGTTGTTCCGGAGCACGCTGCGCTGCTTTGTGCTTCCAAGTGCTCCTTTGTTTCAGGACTTTTCCCACCTTTACCTGAGGAAACTACTAAATCAACAAAGTTCTCTTCTATTGCCGCTCAGTTTAAGGTCTGTTTTCTTTGAAACATGCACAAACATGCAAATTATAAGCCTTTTTCTATGTAACTATTGATCAGTTTTATTCttaatgtttatattattaGCAACAACTTCAATCTTTGCTTGAAACACTGAATGCCACGGAGCCACACTACATTCGTTGCGTAAAGCCAAATAATCTTCTTAAGCCAGGGATATTCGAGAACAACGATGTGTTGCAGCAGCTTCGATGTGGGGTGAGTTCAATGGCATTTTCTCCTTGTTCTCTAGTATGACACgagtattttttttcaagtgtGACTTTAAACTTTGTGGATGCCATTTACAGGGAGTTATGGAGGCAATTAGGATAAGTTGTGCTGGATTTCCAACTAGAAAGAACTTTGATGAATTCGTTCAACGGTTTAGTATATTGGAACCTAAGGTTCTAACATCATGGTATTTTCATCCCCTTTCTGTTTTTTTATAGGAAAATGTCAGTGGTTAATTTGTTAGGGGGATAGAAAAAATTTAGTAGCGATGATCGAACTTTGAACCTCCTTCTTAACAGTCTTTCAGCGTCTCAACCCATGCCACTGGACTATACTTTGCAAGGCTTTGTTGGGACTAGGAGTGATCACGGCCACCACAAAGTCcgaacaatttttttaaactataaaaaaaataacgtaataaaaaaaaaacactatatCGTTCGACCTAAATTCTAATTGTTTATTGTGAGTTCCGTCtagaatataaaaatcaaactaattTATAGACtccaaaatttaattgaaatcaattaaattcatactaaacttaatcaaataaattcaaCCTCTATTGATTTGCATATAGTTTCATACCAtttaaaatcgaggaccgatatttgaatgaaatcattatattttatttcacacTATATCAATATTATCTTAAAAGTTGTGTTGGATTTAAGTAttttttgatcatttatatatttatgtttttcattGTAGTTTATGTACCATGtcatttaaaaagtttatgcaATTGTtttaatactataaaaaaaatataatgtttgaaaaaatgatattaaaataaatgtctTAATTTTTATGTCAATCCGATTAAACAGAACCAAATCAACATGTTCTTCATCGGTTTGGTTcaaattttgtgagaaaaattgTAAAAGCTCAACCAAACTGGTGTTCAATTTTTTTCCTCTCCAGAATAAAGAATCAAACTCATATGTTACAATCGTAGCTCTATCTCTAACAAACTTAGTTTCTCAGTCTAATTCTCCCTCTGTTGTGTTTGTAAATTTGTTGTGTGTTTACATTACAGActtacaacttaaaattttaatatacaataaaatattttgtttaatctatcaattaaaattttaaaaattcggCACTCTAAAAATTTTGTTCAAGCTCACCAGTGCCTTCAAGGGACTTTCATCCCCTTTCAGTGTTTTCTTTTTGTGGTAATATAGACAAATGTGATTATGGAATATCTgaaaacaattaataataacCTTATATGTGCAGCCCTGATGAGATGACAGCTTGCAAGAGGCTTCTAGATAAATCAAACCTTAAAAATTATCAGGTACTAATTCATGTCATCGTGGAATTTATGTTAATCTCAGTTAAAGCATTTTTCTTTACTAACTGGCTACATGAATCATAGATGATGTTGCTAAATTTTTCTAACACATTTTGTATGAAAATAAGGATTAgaataaaatgttgttttgagtttattttttccGCTTTCCATTGATTTAAGTTACACTCTTGCTGAATTTCTTTCCATTGCAGATTGGAAAAACAAAAGTGTTTCTGAGAGCTGGTCAAATGGCAGAACTAGATGCATGCCGTGCCGAGGTTCTAGGAAAATCTGCAATCGTTATTCAGAAAAAAGGTCGCACATTTATTTGTGAGAAACGCTACAAGTTATTGCGGTTCTCTGCCACAGAACTACAAAGGGCTATTAGAGGTATCAATTATGTGAATCCTTCAAGAACTGTTTATAGTTCACTACTATGTATCAATAATTTTGACTATATGTTTTCTAAATCATTTAGTTTTACatatgttatgaatttaatatagGACAACTTGCAAGGCATCGGTATGAATGCATGAGAAGGGATGCTGCATCTTTGATAATCCAGAAACAATTCCGCATGTATCTTTCAAAAAGTGCTTATAAAACTACGTATGCCAAAGCTGTTTGTGTTCAAGCTGGCATGAGAGGGATGGCTGCTAGAAATGAACTTAGATTCCGGAAGCGGACACAAGCCGCAACTGTTATTCAGGTAGGATAGATAGGTCGGCATTTTCTTCATGATTAAAGAGGACAAAAACATTCACTATGTtacctttcttttcttttcaatcATATGGTTAAGACCATCCATTTTATATTTCTTAGCTTATTTCAAAATTCATTCACTCTCTTTGCTAATTAGATGTCTCAACTGAAATTTGAACCTTCTGCTTACCCTTCCTTTCATTGCAATAAGCTTCATTATTATAAGAGCTCTattaatttgacacaaaatagGACAACAATTTTCGTCAACAATTTGGATGGTTAATGCATTTTAAATACTATGTAATTATGTTCAATAAATGATTATTACAGATAACAAGGTGATGCAACTCATTAAGCATGTACTAAACACAATTAACCACAGTTTAGGTGTACGTTCAAATACAAATTGTGGTTATTGGATAGGATGTATATTTGAACACTTGGAAATCATGTATTTTTTAACCTAATTTGGTTGGGTTAATGGATATGTATATTTGAAAGTCTATTAATCGTGGTTAGTGACGTTCAAAATTGTGGTTAATTATGTTTAATAGATAGTTAATGAGTTACAAtactttattatattcattaacCATCTACTAAACGTAATTAaccattcaattttaaaaaaaaaattgtgtgttg
The genomic region above belongs to Cicer arietinum cultivar CDC Frontier isolate Library 1 chromosome 4, Cicar.CDCFrontier_v2.0, whole genome shotgun sequence and contains:
- the LOC101506415 gene encoding myosin-8 isoform X2, which produces MAAQLNYFVGSHVWVEDHDDAWIAGEILESNDHELTISFESGTRVVSKTANIYPKDPEFPPNGVDDMTRLAYLHEPGVLQNLQSRYTINEIYTYTGNILIAVNPFQRLPHLYANETMAKYKGAAFGEQSPHPFAIAGYAYRKMINEERSQAILVSGESGAGKTESTKMLMHYLAYLGGRAATEGRSVEQQVLESNPVLEAFGNAKTVRNNNSSRFGKFVEIQFDQKGRISGAAIRTYLLERSRVCQVSDPERNYHCFYMLCAAPQEDIDRFKLGNPRSFHYLNQSNCIELDGLDDSKEYLATRRAMDVVGINSDEQDAIFRIVAAVLHLGNIEFVKAVDEGTDSSKPKDERSYFHLKTAAELLMCDEKSLEDSFCKRVMVTRGDTITKCLDPNSAALSRDALAKIVYSRLFDWIVDKINNSIGQDPTSKNLIGVLDIYGFESFKTNSFEQFCINLTNEKLQQHFNQHVFKMEQEEYTKEEIDWSYIEFVDNQDVLDLIEKKPGGVIALLDEACMFPRSTHETFAEKLYQTLKDNKRFSKPKLSRTGFTINHYAGDVTYQTDLFLDKNKDYVVPEHAALLCASKCSFVSGLFPPLPEETTKSTKFSSIAAQFKQQLQSLLETLNATEPHYIRCVKPNNLLKPGIFENNDVLQQLRCGGVMEAIRISCAGFPTRKNFDEFVQRFSILEPKVLTSCPDEMTACKRLLDKSNLKNYQIGKTKVFLRAGQMAELDACRAEVLGKSAIVIQKKGRTFICEKRYKLLRFSATELQRAIRGQLARHRYECMRRDAASLIIQKQFRMYLSKSAYKTTYAKAVCVQAGMRGMAARNELRFRKRTQAATVIQGHYRCYLAYSYFQSLKKATISVQCSWRRTSARRELRKLKMAAKESKALEAAKVVLEKQVEELTLCLEKEKRMRTQENEKLQCALEEMELKFEETKAKLIEERDAAMKVAEQSPTIQENHVVDNELVNKLTAENEKLKELVHSLKKKAKEELHEIVTDNEQIYKLCEENEQLKEMVDSLEKKTEQEFPANFTDNEVINKLTEEKEHFKGLVNSLEKKIDETEKKYEESSKISEERMNQIIETESKIIELKTYMQRLEEKLSDMESENQIFRQQALLSSSSKRMSEKSSPPVIPPLENGHQVPVISTTVKTLGSESVRRSHLERHQESVDTLFKCVTKDLGFSEGKPVAAFTLYNCLLHWKSFEADKTSIFDRLIQIIGSAIEDQDNNNCMAYWLSNTSALFFHLQRCLRVPARKPPTPTSFFGRMTQGFRSSNSLSSSAFDVINQVDAKYPALLFKQQLAAYVEKIYGIVRENMKKDLSPLLSSCIQEHRTQNDNGKPAGSWLNITECLNRFLNILKENYVPPILIQKIFNQTFQYINAEIFNSLLLHRECCTFNHGEYIKSGLAELELWCIEVTEEYVGTSLDELNHSKQAVRFLVALEKDELSYDDLTNDICPVLSSQQLYRICTLYWDENDNTKSVSSEVTTRLKLLMTDDVVDDDKYFLVEDNSSLPIIVEEISHSHQDKTIPKVKPPEELLENAGFQFLHDYC
- the LOC101506415 gene encoding myosin-8 isoform X1; this encodes MAAQLNYFVGSHVWVEDHDDAWIAGEILESNDHELTISFESGTRVVSKTANIYPKDPEFPPNGVDDMTRLAYLHEPGVLQNLQSRYTINEIYTYTGNILIAVNPFQRLPHLYANETMAKYKGAAFGEQSPHPFAIAGYAYRKMINEERSQAILVSGESGAGKTESTKMLMHYLAYLGGRAATEGRSVEQQVLESNPVLEAFGNAKTVRNNNSSRFGKFVEIQFDQKGRISGAAIRTYLLERSRVCQVSDPERNYHCFYMLCAAPQEDIDRFKLGNPRSFHYLNQSNCIELDGLDDSKEYLATRRAMDVVGINSDEQDAIFRIVAAVLHLGNIEFVKAVDEGTDSSKPKDERSYFHLKTAAELLMCDEKSLEDSFCKRVMVTRGDTITKCLDPNSAALSRDALAKIVYSRLFDWIVDKINNSIGQDPTSKNLIGVLDIYGFESFKTNSFEQFCINLTNEKLQQHFNQHVFKMEQEEYTKEEIDWSYIEFVDNQDVLDLIEKKPGGVIALLDEACMFPRSTHETFAEKLYQTLKDNKRFSKPKLSRTGFTINHYAGDVTYQTDLFLDKNKDYVVPEHAALLCASKCSFVSGLFPPLPEETTKSTKFSSIAAQFKQQLQSLLETLNATEPHYIRCVKPNNLLKPGIFENNDVLQQLRCGGVMEAIRISCAGFPTRKNFDEFVQRFSILEPKVLTSCPDEMTACKRLLDKSNLKNYQIGKTKVFLRAGQMAELDACRAEVLGKSAIVIQKKGRTFICEKRYKLLRFSATELQRAIRGQLARHRYECMRRDAASLIIQKQFRMYLSKSAYKTTYAKAVCVQAGMRGMAARNELRFRKRTQAATVIQGHYRCYLAYSYFQSLKKATISVQCSWRRTSARRELRKLKMAAKESKALEAAKVVLEKQVEELTLCLEKEKRMREAKTQENEKLQCALEEMELKFEETKAKLIEERDAAMKVAEQSPTIQENHVVDNELVNKLTAENEKLKELVHSLKKKAKEELHEIVTDNEQIYKLCEENEQLKEMVDSLEKKTEQEFPANFTDNEVINKLTEEKEHFKGLVNSLEKKIDETEKKYEESSKISEERMNQIIETESKIIELKTYMQRLEEKLSDMESENQIFRQQALLSSSSKRMSEKSSPPVIPPLENGHQVPVISTTVKTLGSESVRRSHLERHQESVDTLFKCVTKDLGFSEGKPVAAFTLYNCLLHWKSFEADKTSIFDRLIQIIGSAIEDQDNNNCMAYWLSNTSALFFHLQRCLRVPARKPPTPTSFFGRMTQGFRSSNSLSSSAFDVINQVDAKYPALLFKQQLAAYVEKIYGIVRENMKKDLSPLLSSCIQEHRTQNDNGKPAGSWLNITECLNRFLNILKENYVPPILIQKIFNQTFQYINAEIFNSLLLHRECCTFNHGEYIKSGLAELELWCIEVTEEYVGTSLDELNHSKQAVRFLVALEKDELSYDDLTNDICPVLSSQQLYRICTLYWDENDNTKSVSSEVTTRLKLLMTDDVVDDDKYFLVEDNSSLPIIVEEISHSHQDKTIPKVKPPEELLENAGFQFLHDYC